Proteins encoded by one window of Dermochelys coriacea isolate rDerCor1 chromosome 13, rDerCor1.pri.v4, whole genome shotgun sequence:
- the LOC119842083 gene encoding 40S ribosomal protein S3a-A-like: MDLTRDKICSMVKKWQTMIEAHLDVKTTDGYLLCLFCMGFTKKRNNQICKTSYAQHQQVRQIRKKMVEIMTREVQTNDLKEVVNKLIPDSTGKDIEKVCQSIYPLHDVYVSKVTMLKKPKFELGELMELHGEGGGTGKPSGDETGAKVERANGYEPPVQESV; encoded by the coding sequence ATGGACCTCACCCGTGACAAGATATGTTCCATGGTCAAAAAATGGCAGACAATGATTGAAGCCCATCTTGATGTCAAAACTACCGATGGATATCTACTGTGCCTCTTTTGCATGGGTTTTACCAAGAAGCGCAATAACCAGATTTGCAAGACCTCATATGCCCAGCACCAGCAGGTCCGCCAAATTCGCAAGAAAATGGTGGAAATCATGACACGGGAGGTGCAAACTAATGATCTGAAAGAAGTTGTCAATAAGCTGATCCCAGACAGCACTGGCAAAGACATAGAAAAAGTTTGTCAATCCATCTACCCTCTTCATGATGTGTATGTCAGCAAAGTGACGATGCTTAAGAAGCCCAAGTTTGAACTGGGCGAGCTGATGGAACTGCACGGTGAAGGTGGTGGCACTGGAAAACCTTCTGGGGATGAGACAGGTGCTAAAGTAGAGCGAGCCAATGGATATGAGCCCCCTGTGCAAGAGTCTGTCTAG